Proteins encoded together in one Kutzneria kofuensis window:
- a CDS encoding ABC transporter ATP-binding protein, with product MSGAPVEVVDLRREYIAKGRRRDTRRVVALDGVSLTVEQGTVHGLLGPNGAGKTTLVKILSTILLPTSGTATVFGHDVSTEPMAVRRSIGLVLGGDRGLYGSLTGRRNLEYWAALYGLDAGQGRRRAGELLERLGLADRADTRVETYSRGMKQRLHLARGLMGDSRLLIFDEPTVGMDPVAARAFRELVRDLLADGRSMLLTTHDMAEAEQLCHQVTLIADGAVLATESPRTLSGWIDAYEYVDVDQVPGAVVDEIALLDGVAEVTSRPDGGARISTVAAGTTAVVLRRLLDAGVTGIRTGRPSLDEVYVRLIGDRGLEVS from the coding sequence ATGAGCGGTGCCCCCGTCGAGGTGGTCGACCTTCGGCGCGAGTACATCGCGAAGGGCAGGCGCCGGGACACCCGGCGCGTGGTCGCCCTCGACGGTGTGTCCCTGACTGTGGAGCAGGGCACGGTACATGGTCTGCTCGGCCCGAACGGCGCCGGCAAGACGACACTGGTGAAGATCCTCTCCACCATCCTGCTGCCGACCTCGGGCACGGCGACGGTGTTCGGCCACGACGTCAGCACCGAGCCGATGGCGGTGCGGCGGTCCATCGGGCTGGTGCTGGGCGGCGACCGCGGCCTGTACGGCAGCCTGACCGGGCGGCGCAACCTCGAGTACTGGGCCGCGCTGTACGGCCTCGACGCCGGGCAGGGCCGGCGGCGGGCGGGCGAGCTGTTGGAACGGCTGGGGTTGGCCGATCGGGCGGACACCCGCGTCGAAACGTACTCACGGGGGATGAAGCAGCGCCTGCACCTGGCCCGCGGGCTGATGGGCGACTCGCGGCTGTTGATCTTCGACGAGCCGACCGTCGGCATGGATCCGGTTGCCGCCAGGGCCTTTCGCGAGCTGGTCCGAGACCTCCTTGCCGACGGCCGGTCGATGCTGCTGACCACCCACGACATGGCCGAGGCCGAACAGCTGTGCCACCAGGTGACGCTGATCGCCGACGGCGCGGTGCTCGCGACCGAGTCGCCGCGCACGCTGTCCGGCTGGATCGACGCCTACGAGTACGTCGACGTCGACCAGGTGCCCGGCGCGGTGGTGGACGAGATCGCGTTGCTGGACGGGGTGGCGGAGGTGACATCCCGGCCGGACGGCGGCGCGCGGATCTCCACCGTCGCCGCCGGAACCACCGCCGTCGTGCTCCGCAGGCTGCTCGACGCGGGCGTGACCGGGATCCGGACCGGACGGCCCAGCCTGGACGAGGTCTACGTGCGACTCATCGGCGACCGCGGACTGGAGGTCTCCTGA
- a CDS encoding ABC transporter permease, giving the protein MHALRAAFVLQLGLLRAKLGHAGVLVAIPFYVLIFFSIVRSNGRADLDSAALLAPALAGMWTLGLHFAGDIVDGDRWDGVLEAVLAAPTSLVRVVLGRSAAIGLVSLLGFVEALLFGLLFFRSALAVGHPWWFTAALLATTFASVCTCSLIAVVCVLGKSALSFKNSLIYPIYVLGGVFLPVVYLPGWLGVPARAVYLSWSSDLLRAAASGAPLVDPAPALAAIVGLGVAALVIGAVVSELVVHKVRRSGRVLVS; this is encoded by the coding sequence ATGCACGCCCTGCGCGCGGCCTTCGTGCTCCAGTTGGGTCTGCTACGGGCCAAGCTCGGACATGCCGGTGTCCTGGTCGCGATCCCGTTCTACGTGCTGATCTTCTTCTCCATCGTGCGGTCGAACGGCCGGGCCGACCTCGACTCGGCCGCCCTGCTTGCGCCCGCACTGGCCGGCATGTGGACGCTCGGACTGCACTTCGCCGGTGACATCGTCGACGGCGACCGTTGGGACGGCGTGCTGGAGGCGGTGCTCGCCGCACCGACCTCGTTGGTGCGAGTGGTGCTGGGCCGGTCGGCGGCGATCGGCCTGGTCAGCCTGCTCGGCTTCGTCGAGGCCCTGCTGTTCGGCCTGCTGTTCTTCCGCTCGGCGCTGGCGGTCGGCCACCCGTGGTGGTTCACCGCCGCGCTGCTGGCGACCACCTTCGCGTCGGTGTGCACGTGCTCGCTGATCGCCGTGGTGTGCGTGCTCGGGAAGTCGGCGCTGTCGTTCAAGAACTCGCTCATCTACCCGATCTACGTGCTGGGCGGCGTTTTCCTTCCGGTGGTCTACCTGCCCGGCTGGCTCGGCGTGCCCGCCAGAGCCGTGTACCTGTCGTGGAGCTCGGATCTGTTGCGGGCGGCGGCGTCCGGCGCTCCGCTCGTGGATCCGGCGCCGGCACTGGCCGCGATCGTCGGCCTGGGCGTCGCCGCGCTCGTGATCGGCGCGGTGGTGTCGGAACTCGTCGTCCACAAGGTGCGCAGGAGCGGAAGGGTCCTGGTGTCATGA
- a CDS encoding ABC transporter permease — MTSPVAAAARVGRRALLIGFADFRSNHTAAEWLGGWALRLVFQVVFFASAGLLVGGDETVRYMAVGNALAVGVIESATSVLALGWERASGRLALMMATPGNHVAALLARQGSAPFQGLLSSTVVFLVVWGLFRLPVPGPSALLLLPVALLTFVSVYCYGLLIGVVVIRRPSAGWAALNVSYLLLMTFCGVNVAPGFWPGPITTVAQVLPVTHGIEAFRGLLAGRPLPWVAAQSGLELLVAMGWLAAAVLVLRAKLVADRRAGTLDFGG, encoded by the coding sequence ATGACATCACCCGTCGCCGCGGCCGCCCGGGTCGGCCGCCGGGCGTTGCTGATCGGTTTCGCCGACTTCCGCAGCAACCACACCGCGGCCGAGTGGCTCGGCGGCTGGGCGCTGCGCCTGGTGTTCCAGGTGGTCTTCTTCGCCAGCGCCGGCCTGCTCGTCGGCGGCGACGAGACGGTCCGGTACATGGCCGTGGGCAACGCGCTCGCGGTCGGTGTGATCGAATCGGCCACGTCGGTGCTCGCGCTCGGCTGGGAGCGCGCCAGCGGGCGGTTGGCCCTGATGATGGCGACTCCCGGCAACCACGTCGCCGCGCTGCTGGCCAGGCAGGGCAGTGCCCCGTTCCAGGGACTGCTCAGCTCGACCGTGGTGTTTCTCGTGGTGTGGGGGCTGTTCCGGCTGCCCGTGCCCGGACCGTCGGCGCTGCTGCTGCTCCCGGTGGCGCTGCTGACGTTCGTGTCGGTGTACTGCTACGGCCTGCTCATCGGCGTGGTGGTGATTCGCCGGCCCAGTGCCGGCTGGGCCGCCCTGAACGTCTCCTACCTGCTGCTCATGACGTTCTGCGGGGTGAATGTCGCTCCCGGGTTCTGGCCGGGACCGATCACCACGGTGGCGCAGGTGTTGCCGGTGACGCACGGAATCGAGGCGTTCCGCGGTCTCCTGGCCGGGCGGCCGCTCCCGTGGGTCGCGGCTCAGTCGGGACTCGAGCTGCTGGTCGCCATGGGCTGGCTCGCCGCCGCCGTGCTGGTCCTGCGGGCGAAGCTGGTGGCCGACCGGCGGGCCGGAACTCTGGATTTCGGGGGATGA